From Quercus robur cultivar Fastigiata chloroplast, complete genome:
ATCCATACGATTTTGCACTTCTCGACAAATATGATCTGTTTCGTTATTCTAAGTGGTTATTCTATGCTAGGTAATGAAGAACTTGTTATTCTTAACTATTGGGTTCAAGAATTTCTATATAACTTAAGCGACACAATCAAAGCCTTTTCCATTCTTTTAGTAACTGATTTATGTATAGGATTCCATTCGCCCCACGGTTGGGAACTAATGATTGGATCTGTCTACAAAGATTTTGGATTTGCTCATAATGAGCAAATTATATCCGGTCTTGTTTCTACCTTTCCGGTCATTCTAGATACAATTTTAAAATATTTGATTTTCCGTTATTTAAATCGTGTATCTCCCTCACTTGTAGTGATTTATCATTCAATGAATGACTGAAAAATGATTCACTGATCCAATTAGAATGGTTGGTTGTTACTTTGTACATAAGCAAAACATTCAAAACTGTACTTATTCTTTTTACTCATACAAGGGATTCGATTCCTCCTATATTCTATTCCATTACAATAAAATTCTTTTAGTACATAGCAGAATCATAGATAGGGAACTATACTAGACTAAGAACCTACCTAATTTTATTGTATAAATTTTCGATACCAATGATTGGACCATGCAAACTAGAAATACCCTTTTTTCTTGGATAAAGGAAGAGATTACTCGATCCATTTCCGTATCGCTCATGATATATATAATAACTGGGGCACCCATTTCAAATGCCTATCCCATCTTTGCACAGCAGGGTTATGAAAATCCACGCGAAGCGACCGGCCGTATTGTATGTGCCAATTGCCATTTAGCTAATAAACCCGTGGATATTGAGGTTCCACAGGCGGTACTTCCTGATACTGTATTTGAAGCGGTTGTTCGAATTCCTTATGATATGCAATTAAAACAAGTTCTTGCTAATGGTAAAAAGGGGGCTTTGAATGTGGGGGCTGTTCTTATTTTACCCGAAGGGTTTGAATTAGCCCCCCCCGATCGTATTTCGCCCGAGATTAAAGAAAAGATAGGCAATCTGTCTTTTCAGAACTACCGCCCGACTAAAAAAAATATTCTTGTGATAGGTCCTGTTCCTGGTCAGAAATATAGCGAAATCACCTTTCCTATTCTTTCCCCGGACCCCGCTACTAAGAAAGATGTTCACTTCTTAAAATATCCCATATACGTAGGCGGGAACAGGGGAAGGGGTCAGATTTATCCCGACGGTAGCAAGAGTAACAATAATGTTTATAATGCTGCAGCAGCGGGTATAGTAAGCAAAATCATACGAAAAGAAAAAGGAGGATACGAAATAACCATAGTGGATGCATCGGATGGGCGTCAAGTGGTGGATATTATCCCCCCTGGACCTGAACTTCTTGTTTCAGAAGGAGAATCCGTCCAACTTGATCAACCATTAACGAGTAATCCTAATGTAGGTGGATTTGGTCAGGGGGATGCGGAAATAGTACTTCAAGATCCATTACGTGTCCAAGGCCTTTTGTTTTTCTTGGCATCCGTTATTTTAGCACAAATATTTTTGGTTCTTAAAAAGAAACAGTTTGAGAAGGTTCAATTGTCCGAAATGAATTTCTAGATCCTTGGATTTATTACCATAAAGTTTGTAAAAAGAACTCAATTTGTATTGGCAATTATATAATTATGTATAATCAAAAAAATTATTAAGAGCCTTTTTCTTTTCTACTAGAGTTTGGTAATTACTTGTACCGCCTAGTCATAGTATGTATATTGTGAAGAGGACCACTTGACTTTAACTCTTCTTTGTTTTTTTTTTTTTTTCAATCAATCCAAATTAGAGTGGTATGATTATGTCATTATTGTCATATTTAAATGACATAGAATCTATTGATAGTTTTGTATTCGAATAAAATAAAATTCGACTAGATACTAAACATAAGATAAGTAAGTGGATAATATAAAAAAAGGTAGAAAGGAGGGGAACAAGGGATTATAGGAGGGTTTCTTCGTCTTCCCAGCCTTCGATACAAGAAAAAAGAAATTTCCATACCTTTCTTGTATCTTGTATCGAAATAATAAGGTCTTGTGTCGAAATACTAATGATTTTAGGTTTTGATCCCATTTGTCAAAGATCCTATTTTTAGTTTCAAATTTTTCCAGGGTTCTGAGAACCCTTTAATGAATTTATAATTCAATGGAAATTTTTATTAAATACAAATACTAAAAAAAAAAAAAAAATAGAGTAAGGTTTTAGTAGTATAGAAAAAATTTTCATGATATCTGATCAATAGAAATATATATTATTGTTATAGTTTGATTGTGTCCGCAAAAGAGGGATGGGATTTAATGGAGCGATTCCTTCTTTCTTTAAATTTTTAAAGTATCGACAAATACTATCAAGGAACAGATGTTCTGCATCAATCAATGAAGTTAGTTTTTTCAAAAACATCATCAGAAAGAAATGAAATGGGGTTTTTTCAAACATCGTAAAAGGGTGATTTATTTTTTTCATTTATACGAATAAATGATTCTGATCATTAAGAACTCAACGGGACCTAACCCCTCTTTATTTATCTGATTCGAGGGAGATCCCGTTGAGTTCTTACGCTTTCATGTCTATAACTCAATGCATCCGATTACTACAGGGATGAACCCAATCCGGAATATGAACCATAAAAGAAAATACCGATTAAACCAATCACAAGAATACCCGTTACAGTGCCTATTATCCAAAGAGGAATCCTTCCAGTAGTATCGGCCATTTGTCCCGCGTACCTCCAAATTTCATCAAGTGGTCATGCTATAGACATAAACAGTCATAGATAATTATGATATGATATCCTTCCGAATGGGATAAGAGAATTTCTATTATTCTGTTGTTTACTATTCTCTTTGCTTCTCTTAATTGAAGAAATAATTGGAAAATAAAACAGCAAGTACAAAAATGAGTAATAAACCCCAGTAGAGACTGGTACGATTCAATTCAACACTTTGTTCGTTCGGGTTTGATTGTGTCATAGATTTATAATTTGAATTAGGTTTATCGTTGTATGAACTGCATTGCTGATATTGACCCCAAAAAAGAAACGGTAGGTACAGCTAATCCGTGAACAGCCAACCATCGCACTGTAAAAATGGGATAGGTTCTATCTATGGTCATTGGGGCCTCCTAAAAAGATCTACTAAATTCATCGAGTTGTTCCAAAGGATCAAAACGGCCAGTTATTAATGGAATTCCTTGTCGACTCTCTGTAAAATACTCGTTTGGACGAGGGCTTCCAAATACATCGTAAGCTAAACCCGTGCTGACGAATAACCAACCCGCAATGAAAAGGGAAGGTATAGTAATGCTATGAATGACCCAGTATCGAATACTGGTAATAATATCAGCAAAAGAACGTTCTCCTGTGCTTCCAGACATGCCGAGCTCCACGTATTCTTGTACAGTCAAAAAGGGGATCGATTCCGTAAAAGATGAGATCAGTAAATGGGAATTCACTGAAATTTAATCTTTGTGAGATCGTCAATAGGGTACCAAGGGTGTCTTTAGAGTATACCGAATCAGTATAGCTATCCTTCTTCTGACACAGCAACGCAATTTCACAATTAGTATCTAAATGGAGTGCTAGAGACTTTCTTTTTTCTTTTATTGTTGCCTGTCGATGTAGTATTCTATACTATTCAATAAAAAAATTTTCAAATTCCTGTAGTAGTATAAGGGTTCTCTCCATTATCGGCTTCGGATTAGAAACTGAAGATCAGATAAAATGTGAATACAACGGGTTGCTTTCAAATAATTCGCGAGTGGGATTATCATATTCCATTCTCCTACACCTACAATTCAATTAGATCCAAAATATAAAAATATTCTTTCTTTTTGTGTTTGTAGAAGATGTTTTTTGTTGGAACCTCCCCCCCCTTTTTTTTTTCATTTTTAAGGAATTGGTTAGTTGTCCAGTAAGAAGTAAGACTAGCCGATAGTCTTCGACGAAAGAAAGAGAACAAAGAAGAAAATAATCAATATTCGCGATGCACGCATTGTTGTATTAGAACCAAAAGGCCGTTCTTGATCGAATTATAATTATAAAAGGGCGGGGGGCTCTCTAATTTAAGATATGTAAAGAAAAAATGTATAAGTTTCGCACGATTAGATCATGCGAAACTCTTTTTCTTCTCATTAGAGATATTATGAGAATGAACCTACTACTGAATCTAATGAGGTCAAATCAAATCAAATTAAAGTAAAAAAGAAAAGGGAAAGTAATAAAGTAAAGTTAAAGTAAAAAAAGGGAGATTCTAGTATAATATAGGGTCATTCTTTGTTCGAAAATACACAATGTATTCGATACAATAATAAAAAAAAGATCAAAATCAAAATAGAAATGATTTTCCAATTTTAAAGCGATTCAATTTCATTTTTTGAATGAAGTTACACAACAGAGTTTTTTATTATTTCTAATTTTGATTATTAATTATAATAATAATATATAATATTAGTATAAGAATATTAGTTTTTAAGATGAATCTGTTGATTGGGAATTAGGGGATGCTCAGATATCACAGATGATGAATTGATTTCTTACCTATGTCACTCCCATTTTTTTTTATTACTGTTTAGAAGGATTGATGAATCAAAAACTTTCAATTGAAAGAATAAGTGGAATTGGTCTTTTTGCTTATTCTTGTTTGTATCTTTCAAAAATTTGAATTTAGGGAAGTGCTTTCTAAACATATGTATAAAAAGACCATATTTCATTTAGCCTCTTTATGCTTACTATAACTAGTTATTTCGGTTTTCTACTAGCGGTTTTAACTATAACCTCAGCTCTATTTATCGGGTTGAACAAGATACGACTTATTTGAAATTAATTGAACAAACGATTCATAAAAAAACGAAATCTTTCTGTGTTATTCCATATATTCTATAGTTTCTTAAGTTTCTTACCGTGTCAATTTCCAATTTTTGGTCATTGAGATTCATGGGCAATATGAATTAATAGTTAAGAATAGATATTACCTCTCCTTTTCCTCTTTCAAACAAATCGAAATGATTGAAGTTTTTCTATTTGGAATTGTCTTAGGTCTAATTCCTATTACTTTGGCTGGATTATTTGTAACCGCATATTTACAATACAGACGCGGTGATCAGTTGGACCTTTAATTAATTAATAGCTCTTTTTTTGATTGACCCCTACTTGCTTTATTAATTTTAATACATAGGGCAGGGGTCAAATTGAAATTGCTGTTCAATTATTTCATTTCAGTGTAATTTTCGACCTAAGAATAACAAGAATGGGATCACGCTCTGTAGGATTTGAACCTACGACATCGGGTTTTGGAGACCCGCGTTCTACCGAACTGAACTAAGAGCGCTTTATTATCACACTAAATATTTTGTAAGTAACTCTAATATATTATATTTTTGCATGCGTATCCTATTCTATAGTAGAATAGAGTCAAATGAAAGATTGATCATGTTATGGATGCCCAATTTAATCGATTTCAATTGATCCCTCGTTACGATTCCTGCTCATAAGATAAGTAATAGAATAGGTAGGGATGACAGGATTTGAACCCGTGACATTTTGTACCCAAAACAAACGCGCTACCAAGCTGCGCTACATCCCTTTCAATTGGGTTACAGTGTCATTGTAGAGAATACCCGTATTGTTTTCCACATCTTTATTTACTCCATTTCTATACAAAAATTATCTTGTCATTTCTTCTTTTTGATCTCATATCATAGAACATATAATTAATTATTAATTAATTATTAATTAATTATAATAAACTACTTATATGCGTTACGTATAATGAAACCCGCTGTAAAAAAAATGAATATTTTTGGGAAATGCTGGTACAGAAAAGGGCACGTTTTTTTTAAGAAAAGAAATATTCTACTGAATCGTTGTACATTTCAATTTGAATTAGGGATTCCGCGGACAAATACAAGCGATCATTAACTCCATATATGTCTGATCATATATGTATTACAAATTCCAATAAAGAAGGAGGATTTCAAATAAAATGCGAGATCTAAAAACATATCTCTCCGTGGCGCCGGTAGTAAGTACTATATGGTTCGGGTTTTTAGCAGGTCTATTGATAGAGATCAATCGTTTATTTCCGGATGCGCTGATATTCCCCTTTTTTTCATTCTAGTTAGTAACATGGGAAGTGGTGAAGAAGATTAGGGATTTAATAAAATCTCTGTGACTAATCCCTCCCCTTCCCATCTTTTAATTTTAGAATTTTTAAAATTCGAATAAGTTCGAAAAGAGAAAGAATAAAAGTGGATTCAAATTCAGTGAAACTCGGAACTCGGGCCTCAGGCCCGAGGCTCGAATTAAAATAAAATTTTTAATTTAAATTAAAATAATTAAAAAGAGAATGAGAACGGAAATGGAAATTGATGGATAGGTCAACAATATCATACAAAATACTTAAATGAAAGACGAAACGCTATATTGGGATTAGAAATGTAGTTAGAAATCATTGTATTACTTATTATTACTATCTTGATTGCAACGAAATTTTTCATAATTTTATTTCGAGTTAGCAACTTCTATTTTTTTTTTTTTCGTTCCTTTTTTCTCTTTGGATCGCAAAATAGAATAGTTGAGTGAATCAAAAATACAAAGGGGGTTCATGGCCAAGGGGAAAGATGTTCGAGTAACAGTTATTTTGGAATGTACCAATTGTGCTGTTCGAAATGATGCTAATAAGGAATCAAAGAGGGTTGGTATTTCCAGATATATTACTC
This genomic window contains:
- the cemA gene encoding chloroplast envelope membrane protein; translated protein: MAKKKAFIPLLYLASIVFLPWWISLSFTKSLESWVTNWWDTRQSEIFLNDIQEKSILKKFIELEELLLLDEMIKEYPGTHLEKLRIGIYNETIQLIKMHNEDCIHTILHFSTNMICFVILSGYSMLGNEELVILNYWVQEFLYNLSDTIKAFSILLVTDLCIGFHSPHGWELMIGSVYKDFGFAHNEQIISGLVSTFPVILDTILKYLIFRYLNRVSPSLVVIYHSMND
- the petA gene encoding cytochrome f; this translates as MQTRNTLFSWIKEEITRSISVSLMIYIITGAPISNAYPIFAQQGYENPREATGRIVCANCHLANKPVDIEVPQAVLPDTVFEAVVRIPYDMQLKQVLANGKKGALNVGAVLILPEGFELAPPDRISPEIKEKIGNLSFQNYRPTKKNILVIGPVPGQKYSEITFPILSPDPATKKDVHFLKYPIYVGGNRGRGQIYPDGSKSNNNVYNAAAAGIVSKIIRKEKGGYEITIVDASDGRQVVDIIPPGPELLVSEGESVQLDQPLTSNPNVGGFGQGDAEIVLQDPLRVQGLLFFLASVILAQIFLVLKKKQFEKVQLSEMNF
- the psbJ gene encoding photosystem II protein J, with the protein product MADTTGRIPLWIIGTVTGILVIGLIGIFFYGSYSGLGSSL
- the psbL gene encoding photosystem II protein L, producing MTQSNPNEQSVELNRTSLYWGLLLIFVLAVLFSNYFFN
- the psbF gene encoding photosystem II cytochrome b559 beta subunit; translation: MTIDRTYPIFTVRWLAVHGLAVPTVSFLGSISAMQFIQR
- the psbE gene encoding photosystem II cytochrome b559 alpha subunit, which codes for MSGSTGERSFADIITSIRYWVIHSITIPSLFIAGWLFVSTGLAYDVFGSPRPNEYFTESRQGIPLITGRFDPLEQLDEFSRSF
- the petL gene encoding cytochrome b6/f complex subunit VI; the protein is MLTITSYFGFLLAVLTITSALFIGLNKIRLI
- the petG gene encoding cytochrome b6/f complex subunit V, which gives rise to MIEVFLFGIVLGLIPITLAGLFVTAYLQYRRGDQLDL
- the psaJ gene encoding photosystem I subunit IX, translating into MRDLKTYLSVAPVVSTIWFGFLAGLLIEINRLFPDALIFPFFSF
- the rpl33 gene encoding ribosomal protein L33, translated to MAKGKDVRVTVILECTNCAVRNDANKESKRVGISRYITQKNRHNTPSRLELRKFCPFCYKYTIHGEIKK